From the genome of Spartobacteria bacterium:
AAAAACGGACACTTTTCGCCAGGTTCCATTTACGCCGCCGTCGACGAGCGCTTAGCCGAACTCGCAGTACTGGCGGAAAAAAAATGTTCGATGCCCAGAAAAAATAAAAAGCCGGGCAAGCAATAAGCCCGGCTTCTTCGTGATGGTCTCGGAGTTGTGCATCCGACGACAATCATTGTGATAACAGCGCTGGGTTGCGCACTCCCATGGCGACATAGAGCCGGGCCACCGCCACTTCATAATCCGCGAGTGCATTGGTCAAGTTGGCTTCGCTTTGGGTTTGCGCGGCCAAGGCATCGAGCACATCGGAATTCGTCCCGACTTGGGCTTCATAACGGGCCGTGGCCATGCGCAAACTTTCCTTGGCCGCGGTCAGGGCCTGCTTGGCCGCGCTGATTCGTTCTTCCGCGTCCTTGATGGCCAAATAATATTGTTTGACCTCAAAAGCGGCTTGATTGCGTAAATTTAGATACTCCTGCTCAAGACGCGACACACCCTTTTCAGCCTGCTTCTGCTCATAATATGTCTTGCCCCACTCAAAAAACTTCCATTTCATCCCAACCTGGGCGTTCCAATCACTTGGCACATGATAATTTCCCCCATGCACCATGGGATCCTCTCCTTCCCGAACATAGTTAAAATCGGCCGCAACCTGTGGATAATAAGGAACTTTCGCCATGGAAACATCTTTTTCCGCGAGTTGAACAGCCTGTTGGGCGAGGATCAAATCCGGACGATTTGATTCCGCGCGGTGCTGGCAATCCTCGGAGGCTAGCAGCATCGGACGATATTCAAGATTTCCATCATAGACGGTCGGGGCATCCACATTTCGGCCCAACAACGAATTCAAATGGGCGATCCGCGTTTGAACGGCGTTACGGGCGGAAACCAGATTTTGTTCAGCTGTCGCGACATCAACCTGGGCCTGAAGAACATCCAATTTAGGACGCAACCCCACCGCGTAAAACGCGTTGTTCACCTTCAAGTGTTCCCTGAGGCGCGCATGGGAATCCTCCGCCGATTTCACGGACTCGCGAGCCTGAAGCAGCCCGAGAAAAGCTTCCTGAATGGCCAAGGTCAGCTGTAACTCCGCGTTTCGAAGCTGGGATTGAAGCTGTTCTTTTTGGAGTAACGCCTTCTGGTGTGCTGTCAGTAACTGAAAGCCCGTGAACAAAGGTTGATTGACGTTAAACGACAACTGCCAATTATCCAGAGTGCCGGCCACCATCCCCCAAGATTGGGGGCGTTCGTCAAGACGCGTGTAGCCATACGATGTCGAGAGGGAGGGGCCAAAGGCGGCCTTGCTTGCCTTGATCGCGTAGTCGGCCCCCAGCAAGGATT
Proteins encoded in this window:
- a CDS encoding TolC family protein, whose product is MRTKVCVLLLAIFWAFPSWAEDLLTMGQAVEVGLRSNPSLAAVRESLLGADYAIKASKAAFGPSLSTSYGYTRLDERPQSWGMVAGTLDNWQLSFNVNQPLFTGFQLLTAHQKALLQKEQLQSQLRNAELQLTLAIQEAFLGLLQARESVKSAEDSHARLREHLKVNNAFYAVGLRPKLDVLQAQVDVATAEQNLVSARNAVQTRIAHLNSLLGRNVDAPTVYDGNLEYRPMLLASEDCQHRAESNRPDLILAQQAVQLAEKDVSMAKVPYYPQVAADFNYVREGEDPMVHGGNYHVPSDWNAQVGMKWKFFEWGKTYYEQKQAEKGVSRLEQEYLNLRNQAAFEVKQYYLAIKDAEERISAAKQALTAAKESLRMATARYEAQVGTNSDVLDALAAQTQSEANLTNALADYEVAVARLYVAMGVRNPALLSQ